A single region of the Anticarsia gemmatalis isolate Benzon Research Colony breed Stoneville strain chromosome 19, ilAntGemm2 primary, whole genome shotgun sequence genome encodes:
- the LOC142981209 gene encoding ATP synthase subunit d, mitochondrial-like: protein MSKNITKSSIDWVKLEKLVPPEQKGSYMAFKAKSENYLRRVLANPPTAPAINWEEYKKIVPVPGLVDKLMSEYQNLKIPYPEDKYTAEVDKQWASLETEIKSFCATMQQDIQKSQGELNRINSLPRFDEITMEMYAEMYPKEAIHFVEKPSFWPHSADEQLGYKDPTAKAEH, encoded by the exons ATGTCCAAGAATATAACTAAAAGTTCGATTGACTGGGTGAAACTTGAGAAGTTGGTGCCGCCTGAACAAAAAGGCAGTTACATGGCATTTAAGGCGAAGAGCGAGAATTATTTGCGCAG GGTGTTGGCGAATCCTCCGACTGCCCCGGCCATCAATTGGGAGGAGTACAAGAAAATCGTGCCTGTACCAGGTCTAGTCGACAAACTCATGTCCGAGTATCAGAACTTAAAGATACCCTATCCGGAAGATAAGTATACAGCAGAAGTCGATAAACAATGGGCGTCTTTAGAAACTGAAATCAAGTCTTTTTGTGCTACGATGCAACAAGATATCCAAAA gTCTCAAGGCGAATTAAACAGAATAAACTCCCTCCCGAGATTTGATGAAATAACAATGGAGATGTATGCAGAAATGTATCCCAAAGAAGCTATCCACTTTGTGGAGAAACCTTCGTTCTGGCCTCATTCCGCTGACGAGCAGTTGGGATACAAGGACCCAACGGCTAAAGCCGAACACTGA